ATGATGAGTCCAGTCGATCAATTAAATTGCTCGGCGCTTACCGAGAGATTAGCAGCGGAGatcaaaccaaccaacacTTTAACGCCGCCGGGTCCGATCGAAGTCCAGATTCGCTGAAATGCCGTCGGGTAATCCGCCCCCGAGggtctttcttggctgtttcAGAGATGTGGTGGCGTTCGTGTGTTCTTTGTCGCTGTTGGATTCGGTGGAAATTGACGGTGGAGAATCGTCCCTGACAGACAGGCACCGGTGAGGGTTAATGAGGGCAGGGCCGTCCAGTGGTTGTCTGCCCTGCTAAATGAGCTCGTTTCACACTGAGTCAACTTCGACTGGATGTGTCTAACATGCATGGAGCAGGTTTTGAGGGAATTGAACCTGCAAACATACTCAATTACATGTCGACTAGAATGGGAGAACCGTCTATTGTTTGCCTTTGTGCTTGTGCAATGTAACCAAATATAGCACTCACAATAATGGCATTATTCCAAGCGCACACAGGCAGTGTGACAGTGAGTGCCGTGGAGTGGATCACAGCTAGGGCCATGTTGCATTCGGATAGAGTCTTGGCTTCCACTCTCGTCCCCTGAACCACCTCAATCTGATTGGCTTACCAGTCTTCCTGCGTTGGGATCTGGTTCAGGAACAGATCCAGTCGGGTTTGTCATGGGCATCTTTCGGGATTTAGAGCGCCGTTAAATCATCCGACTTTCTTGGCTACTGTGAAGACGCAGTCGTTGACTCGTCGCACTttcatacatgcatgaacaaagaaatcTTTCCCTGGCTTTAGGATACAGGACCACAAAGAACAGGGCAGAATAAACTTCGCCGTGCTCTATTTTTACAGTAGAACTGCTCTTTGTGACACTGAGATGATCATAGTATCATCTCAGATCGCCTCGGAGAATTAATTACTCTATCCCAGATAAGCAATCTGGATAAGCCATGACCGAACTCCTGACAGAATACGAGAAGTCAGTGATTCCGCATGGTGCCAGGATCTTCTCAGTATACACTCATGTCGCTTACACTTGGCAGTCAGAGGACATATGAATAAGGGGTAATTTCAGCCACAAAGGATGGGTAATTTAGATCGCGACCACTAGCCGCGAGGACTCACTGATGACTGCAGGGAGGGATTCGAATCGTTGATGTATAACAGTTGGAGATAATTATCGTACCCTCCTTGGGGCAAGAAACAGTCAGCTGACCAGACCTTCCAGCCTCAACTCGAATACCTCTATGTCCGCAGAGTTACTCATGCGAGAATCTGCATTCCTCTCGATTCCACTCAATCGTCTATGCTGGAGCTTGAGAACAGCGGTTAGCACATGGTTTCCAAGGATATTGCCTGCCACATGATCAGGGCGACCGGTTTCAAATCCATCGGGCATGTCCAATCAGGTTATTCATAGGGCAGCATAGGGCGCTTCTGTGATGGTGTCAAATAGTTATTACACTATCATTGGACCTTGGCCCTTCAGGTCGTTTCCAGCTTTCTTGTAAACATATACGCCAACCCGATGGGAGAAATGGTCGCCTCGTTCATATTTTGGCATGCGGTATATTCACTTTGGGTTATTCGCTGTTTGAAAGCCTGGTTGCACTATTAAGATCGTTGCATATTCCAGCTGACCTTATAGTCTAATAAAGTTGACCTGGTCTTGTAcaggaagatatcaaaaaGATTTTCTCAGTGCGCTAATTAGAGCTCATGAATCAATACTTGATACTCTAATCGAAGGATGGATagaaagcagcaacaagCCAAAttggttgaggatggtgatattAAGATAATCTAGTTGAAGCGGACATCATGATGCAGTGAGCAGGTCCAGCAATACTCGATCCTTATCATTTGCTTACTGACAATCTAAGGTATAGTCCGACTATCACCCGCATTAATCTGTATCGGAAGGTCTCCAAAATTCTCTCATAAACAAGATCTAGACCGGGAAGTCTGGACTGAAGCTGTGAAATTTGGCATGAAATGACCTATCACCAACAAAATAGAATAGCCCCTGGTGATCTCTACATCACCTAGTCGGACTCGTTATATCTACACGAGAAAAGCTATCGAGAAAGGCCCGTTCATCATTCCATAGAATTCATCTCGAACGCTGTCAAATTGTCTATATCATATGAGCAAGCCGGTGAAATTCTTTCGCACTCAAGCATAGAGTATCTTGACTACCTAGACATGGTCATCTTGAAGTATAGATGTTAGCAGTACGGATCTGAATACCCTGATGGAAGATTGttggtgcctgaggctgGAAGACTAGGCGGCTTACTAATAGCGTAGCTAGGGAGCTGCATACCGCACATCGCTGAAGATAGCCAGGGTTGTGTGCTAGAAAATGGTGAATGTCTAATATCCTGTCGCTTTTATTCGCCACTACCCGCTTGCTTACGCGACTTTGGTTTGAACCAGAGCCCATGATGCACCGGACTGTATGTTTTGCTGCTTTCAACAGGCTTGCTTTGACGCGCTCACAGTCTTCAACTATCTTCTTGTCGTCCCGTAGTGCTGAAAGCAAGCAACGCCGAACAGTGATGTCTTCGTCCCAGTGGACATCCGAACCAAGGGTATTTCCGTCTGCTGGCTTCAGTTTACTTTCGAAGAGGAGACGTTACCAACATATTAGCCCGAGAAGTACTATCCGACCCAGATAGGAGAAGTGCTCGACAATAGATATAAAGTACTTGCCAAGCTGGGGTATGATGTTACATCAACTGTTTGGTTCGGTCGAGACTTGGTGTAGGTGCAATCGACCagttattattattattattattattaatattaatcttcatttcttcttctttttggtaTCCTAACAAGCGCCGCAACATAGTGAGTCCAAATATGTTGCTTTAAAGGTCTTCGTGAAggacagggaaagaagccaTGAATTGGATATTTATCCTCGGATTAACTCGGTGGATTCTAATCATCCAGGAAGGAGGTTCATCCGCAAACTGCTCAACCATTTTGCTATCGCAGGCCCTCACGGCCAGCATATCTGCCTTGTCCATGAGCCCCTAGGGATCAGTGCAAGCGAGCTGATGAAATGGACTCCGGGGCGAGCAATGTCACTCAAGGATCTCAAGCCTTGTATACGCCAGTTACTTGTTGTATTCGACTTCTTGCCTTCTATAGCTCATGTAATTCACACAGGTATGCAGCACTCTCTTGAGGCTTTGGAATCTGAGCTGACTTGCATCTAGATATTCAACTGAAAAATTTACTCCTTCCCACACCGATGCCAAAAGCGCTCTCTGACTTCGAAGAACGCGAAGTAAAGGCACAATCAGCAAGGAAGGTTCTTCAAGGCCGTACAATCTACACGTCGGCGCGCTTCCCCCCTGGAGACGGGTTACCACTTCCGAGTGACTTTGGCGAAGCTCGATTTGGCGACCAGCCACATAGTGAAGATATCATGCCAAACCCTTACCGAGCACCTGAAGTTATTCTAAAATCGAACTGGGGCTACAAGGTAGATATCTGGTATGTTGCCATGGTTGTAAGTAAATTACACTTATACAACAGTCACCCTGATTGTGCTAATGCTTTCCAAAGGCATGAGATATCGTTAGTACCTCTGCTCTTATTGATAAAAAGAACCCAGACGGCGTATTTGATGATCGCTATGACCGACCGACCGCTCTGGAACTCCTCTATGATGAATGGATGATGAAGGGATTGAAACTGGGAAATAAGACTGAAAGTTGAGGAGCATATTCTCTCCCGGTTCTGCGCATATCATAACAGCCCACCGGCGATGTCAACGACATTATATATTGGTCACTAGGGACAAACTAATACCGAAACAATGAAGCTCATCTACTCTTCGTTTTGTTTCGCGTGGGTACTAGTGTCTTCTGTTATCCTAGCTGTTTGGGGTGGGCTCTGCCGGGTTTACGGTAAGCATTTTGCATTAATAGGAGCCGACTATTATTAGGGCAGGGAATGATCTGGAAGCGAGAGATATACATGAATTATAAATGCCCTACCACGAAGGATGCCTGATTATGACATCAAACAGCTTCAAGGAATGACCGTAGGGATGGCGAATGACAGTTTTCACTAATGCCTTTGACAAGGGACTCAACTCATCCGCTCTGACTCACTGAAGCAGGTCGTCAGGCCTAGACGGAGGGTAAAGATGCTGTAGAAAGCCAGACAACGCTGTTGGGTACATAGGCACTTGACAGCTGAAGTAGACTAAGCTGCAAGTGATGAGATTGACTGCACTACTCAACACTGCAATGGGCACTGGGCGTTACTTAAACCTCGGCAATTGTCCAGCGATCACACAATTTAAATATGAAGGGTCATGTTCTCCTACCCTAAGTCCCGGGCCAATTAAGCTTTGATTgtttcatcaacatcgcaGTGGAGTAGAGTCGAAGACTCCACCTATGACGTCTGTCTTCGTGATTTATCAACGCATCGTTGTACTCGTACTCTGTTAGGATAGCACCTCAGCCTCTTATCACGAGAATTGAAACGCGGAAGGACTGGACCTGTCACCTAGAACATGTCTGGAACATTCGAAGAGTGAGATTTCAGGACTGTCATTGAGGAATGTTTCAACTTAGTTGACCAAAGTCTATATAGTTAGAGATCGACGGGAGAATGTGAAGGGTTGGTGTCTTCGAGCATCTCTTACAACGTAGCACTACCATGTAAGCAACTCAAGGTCAAGGCCGCTGTTCTGCGACTGAAGAGGGTACAGCCATTGTTGTTTGAAGAGGGTGAACAGACATAGTATAAGATTCTGTTGATGTGACGGCTGGACCGTATACTGCGTATACTAGTAGATTGTGCTGAAGGTGGAGCAACCCATGAAACGCAGTAGATCTACCACCATTGTTGATCTGAGACTTAGAATTTTCTAGCCTTAACTCAAATAAGATTAATCCAACTGCCGTATGGGGTCCAGCCCAGCAGAGTCATGTTCCCGTATTTTTCCCTATTGGCAGGGTCTCTCATCCTCGACTTATTCTTGCTTGGTTGCATGCTTTTTGTCATCGCGATTCGGCATTTATGGGCAATCAGAATACGCTGAAAACTTAGTATTGCTCTGAAACATgtatactccggagtatgacCGAAATAGGCTAGTTGATCGGTGTTCGTGTTGATCGGAAGTTGAGACACGACGGTGTAAGGTTGAAGGTAGTCATGATCGCTATACGGGGATGTATTATGATTCAGGGGCTGACTCAGTGGGTGTTTAACTAGagaggatattgatgcaTTGTAGGTCTTACGATGTGAAAATCAATTAGGATAAATGCAGTGCTATAGTAGCTCTTTAGGAAAATTATATGACAGAGCCGGAGCGTGGTTCCCAGGAGGGTACAAGGTAAAGGATATGTATGAGTTACGCCCTACCAAGGCCAAAATTCGTTCGACCGAGTTCCCAACATAACCCAAATCTCATGTCGATCGAAAGAACCAACAAATGGTCCCGACCTTTGTGGTAAGGCATTGGACCAAGACTACCGGGAATATCTCGGGAGATTGACTGACCACGCGGAGAAATCACCCGTTTTGGGAGTCGATGCCATGCCTGAATTTTGAGTGATCACAAACCGCAAACCCTAACTAAGCCTTAACTCCACATCATCCCTGAACCAGTTAATCTACCGCAAACACTTGACAGCCGTTTGAGCAATCAACTGCAAGAACCTTGTGCTATATTTGTATCGAATCAGTCACAGAGTTATTGACCCAGTGATACCTCCCATCGCGATTAATATCGTTGGAGCCTCGGCTGAGCCGGAGCTTAGGGCTTGTCGCACTCTGAGACGAGCTTGCAATTAGTGTGGGATGGATCGGCCGATAACCACGCACCGTTCATCCTTCCAGGAACTGTTCCCTGATTCACGCACCACTAACATTCTTCTTGGTATGGTCCGAGTTAGATCGGCATTCAGGATTCGGTAAACGAATCCCGAGCAGTTCTTCGCATGCATAGCACACACAGCGTGGGAGTTCTGCCAGTAATGCCACGCTGGTTTATAGACCAAGTATATACCAAGGTATAGCACTCCAGTAGATGTAGGCAGAATCAGTGGCAGATGTCATCGGGAAGTTGACCGTTGAATGCGCAGTGCGTCTCCAACGTCCCCGGGGCACTAAGTTACAAACAGTTTAAGACTAACAGCGACCGATGCCAAAACCCTCGAAAGGATGAAACCGGACCCACTGTCTTAAACCATAGATCCTCCCccaagtacggagtagcaCTATACCCATGTAGTCAAGGCATCAAAACCTTATCCCTGCCATAATGCTGGGATAGTATTAGAAAAGGGATATAAAAACCCCCATCCTCGTCCGCATCTTCAGGGATTTGTCTCGTCCATCCCAGCGGATCCAATCCATTCTCTCTCTACCGTTCATTCCATCGACCGTCATTCGTTATCAGAGCTGTGCTCTTGTCATTCTTTgaatcttcaatttcctccGAAATAAAACAAATATGAAGGCTATCGCAGCCCTCGCTCTCGTTGGCGGTGCCATTGCTGCCCCGACCAAGACGGTCGAAAGCCGTCAGCTCCCAGGAATGGGTTCCCTCCCCGGCCTCGGTAGCTCCGGCTCTTCCACAGGAAGCGGCCTGGGTAGCCTCGCTTCTATGCTCCCTGGCCTCGGCGGCTCTTCCTCTGGCGGCAGCCTCCCCGGCCTGGGTTCTTCCACCGGAAGCGGACTTGGAAGTCTCGCGTCCCTGATCCCTGGCCTCGGCGGCTCTTCCTCTGGCAGTAGCCTCCCAGGACTCGGCGGCTCTTCCTCTGGCAGCAGCCTCCCAGGACTCGGCGGCTCTTCCTCTGGCAGCAGCCTCCCCGGCCTGGGTTCTTCCACCGGAAGCGGACTTGGAAGTCTCGCGTCCCTCATCCCCGGGCTCGGCGGCTCCTCTTCATCCGGCAGCGGTATTCCCGGTCTCGGATCTAGCACTGGTAACATCCCCGACCTGAGCAGTTTGCTAggcggatcttcttctggcgGCTTGCCCGGATTGACTAAACGAGCTTCGATTACAGAGAACGGAGTGACCCAGAACGCAGGCTGTCAGGAACTGACGTTCATTTTCGCCCGCGGAACAAGTGAAATGGGCAACATGGGATCGGTCGTTGGACCGCCCGTGGCTAAGCAGTTGGCCTCCTTGACTGGAAATAAAGTGACTGTGCAAGGTGTTGATTACCCTGCTGATGCTGCTGTATGTTATCCCCTCCCTTCCGCATCCCCCTCCCACAATCTTTGAATACAAAATACGCAAGACAGAGACTAATAGAGGGGAAACCAGGGCAACGCAAACATGGGCGCATCAGGCGGACCCAAGATGGCCGAACTCAtccaacaagccaagaagcagtGTCCGAACACCAAGGTCGTGGTTGGTGGATACTCCCAGGGTGCCATGGTCGTGCACAACGCCGCCAGCAAGGTCGGTGCCGATGCCATTTCCGGAGCTGTGCTGTTCGGCGACCCGTTCAAGACGCAGGGTGTTGGGCAGCTCGCTTCTAATAAGGTCAAGGAATTCTGCGCTTCTGGTGATCCCGTCTGCCTGAACGGTATGAACTTCATGGCTCATCTTTCCTATGGTTCCAATGCCCAGGAAGCGGCCCAGTTCTTGGTCCAGGCGGCCGGGCTTTAGGGCTCGGATTAAGGGTCTTTTTGTCATTCATTGTTTGTTTCGTTCGCTTTGTGAGGGATGAATGGATGGGTCGCAGCGCTGGACGCTGAGTTACGATGAGTGGCATATAAGTCCCTTTTGGATATTCTAATACGGTATACCTTTGTGAATGAAATATCAGTGATTAttattgtatgtatatccTAACTAGGACCCGAAAAGACACGGTCTTGactatatactatactgTACAAGAAGAGTAGATTAGTAGATCTTGAAGCCACCCGGCATCAAAGTCTGGAAGACCTGGTTGGGGTCGTATTTCTTGGCAATAGTCTGCAACTTGGAGACGTTCTCCTCGCCGTATCCGGGGAAGATGGACTGGAATCCGGCAGCATCACCAATGTAGTTGAACGCGTCATACAAGCCGGCCTTCTGGGTGGCATTGTTGAT
The sequence above is a segment of the Aspergillus oryzae RIB40 DNA, chromosome 3 genome. Coding sequences within it:
- a CDS encoding carbohydrate esterase family 5 protein (predicted protein); translation: MKAIAALALVGGAIAAPTKTVESRQLPGMGSLPGLENGVTQNAGCQELTFIFARGTSEMGNMGSVVGPPVAKQLASLTGNKVTVQGVDYPADAAGNANMGASGGPKMAELIQQAKKQCPNTKVVVGGYSQGAMVVHNAASKVGADAISGAVLFGDPFKTQGVGQLASNKVKEFCASGDPVCLNGMNFMAHLSYGSNAQEAAQFLVQAAGL